In Phoenix dactylifera cultivar Barhee BC4 chromosome 11, palm_55x_up_171113_PBpolish2nd_filt_p, whole genome shotgun sequence, the following are encoded in one genomic region:
- the LOC103710521 gene encoding putative ALA-interacting subunit 2 isoform X1, translating into MEMEGGSSSGSAGGTQTHRRFSPVRSRAFYKFTQQNLPACKPVLTPGWVIMTFLIVGIVFVPVGLVCLHASESVVEIMDRYDVECIPEPYRSNKIAYIKDSSISKNCTRMIKVQKHMKAPIYIYYELDNYYQNHRRYVKSRSDKQLLYGLKYKDTSSCKPEETSNGLPIVPCGLIAWSLFNDSYAFVRGSGEMSVNRKNIAWKSDREHKFGKHVKPFNFQNGTLIGGGKLDPSIPLSDQEDLIVWMRTAALPTFRKLYGIIEEDIDADEIITVHLFNNYNTYSFGGKKKIVLTTSNWLGGKNGFLGMAYIATGTFFILISVLFALIHVKNPRPHGDPTYWSWNRKSNAS; encoded by the exons ATGGAAATGGAGGGGGGGAGTTCGTCGGGATCCGCCGGAGGAACTCAAACCCACCGCCGCTTCTCCCCAGTGCGCTCAAGAG CATTCTATAAATTTACCCAGCAGAACCTTCCAGCTTGTAAACCTGTTCTTACGCCGGGATGG GTAATAATGACTTTTCTGATCGTGGGCATTGTTTTTGTACCTGTTGGACTTGTTTGTCTTCATGCTTCTGAAAGT GTTGTGGAAATAATGGATCGTTATGACGTTGAATGTATACCTGAGCCTTATAGAAGTAATAAAATAGCTTATATCAAGGATAGTTCAATTTCAAAGAATTGTACTCGAATGATAAAG GTTCAGAAACATATGAAAGCACCAATTTATATCTATTATGAACTTGATAACTACTACCAGAACCATCGGCG GTATGTAAAAAGTAGGAGCGACAAACAACTCCTTTATGGATTGAAGTACAAGGACACAAGTTCTTGCAAACCTGAAGAGACAAGCAATGGTCTCCCAATTGTTCCTTGTGGGTTGATTGCGTGGAGTTTGTTCAATGATTCTTATGCCTTTGTACGTGGTAGTGGAGAAATGAGTGTCAACAGGAAAAATATTGCTTGGAAAAGTGATCGGGAGCATAAGTTTGGGAAGCATGTGAAGCCCTTTAATTTTCAAAATGGAACCTTAATTGGTGGAGGAAAACTTGACCCAAGCATTCCT TTGAGCGACCAAGAGGATCTCATAGTATGGATGCGTACTGCTGCTCTGCCTACCTTCAGGAAACTGTATGGTATAATTGAAGAGGATATAGATGCTGATGAGATCATAACAGTACATCTTTTTAACAACTACAATACTTACAGCTTTGGGGGGAAGAAAAAGATTGTTCTTACAACATCCAATTGGCTGGGAGGCAAAAATGGTTTCCTTGGGATGGCCTATATTGCCACTGGCACCTTCTTCATTCTGATATCAGTCTTGTTTGCTTTGATTCATGTGAAAAACCCAAG GCCCCATGGCGATCCAACTTATTGGTCTTGGAACAGGAAAAGCAACGCCAGCTAA
- the LOC103710521 gene encoding putative ALA-interacting subunit 2 isoform X2, with protein MEMEGGSSSGSAGGTQTHRRFSPVRSRAFYKFTQQNLPACKPVLTPGWVQKHMKAPIYIYYELDNYYQNHRRYVKSRSDKQLLYGLKYKDTSSCKPEETSNGLPIVPCGLIAWSLFNDSYAFVRGSGEMSVNRKNIAWKSDREHKFGKHVKPFNFQNGTLIGGGKLDPSIPLSDQEDLIVWMRTAALPTFRKLYGIIEEDIDADEIITVHLFNNYNTYSFGGKKKIVLTTSNWLGGKNGFLGMAYIATGTFFILISVLFALIHVKNPRPHGDPTYWSWNRKSNAS; from the exons ATGGAAATGGAGGGGGGGAGTTCGTCGGGATCCGCCGGAGGAACTCAAACCCACCGCCGCTTCTCCCCAGTGCGCTCAAGAG CATTCTATAAATTTACCCAGCAGAACCTTCCAGCTTGTAAACCTGTTCTTACGCCGGGATGG GTTCAGAAACATATGAAAGCACCAATTTATATCTATTATGAACTTGATAACTACTACCAGAACCATCGGCG GTATGTAAAAAGTAGGAGCGACAAACAACTCCTTTATGGATTGAAGTACAAGGACACAAGTTCTTGCAAACCTGAAGAGACAAGCAATGGTCTCCCAATTGTTCCTTGTGGGTTGATTGCGTGGAGTTTGTTCAATGATTCTTATGCCTTTGTACGTGGTAGTGGAGAAATGAGTGTCAACAGGAAAAATATTGCTTGGAAAAGTGATCGGGAGCATAAGTTTGGGAAGCATGTGAAGCCCTTTAATTTTCAAAATGGAACCTTAATTGGTGGAGGAAAACTTGACCCAAGCATTCCT TTGAGCGACCAAGAGGATCTCATAGTATGGATGCGTACTGCTGCTCTGCCTACCTTCAGGAAACTGTATGGTATAATTGAAGAGGATATAGATGCTGATGAGATCATAACAGTACATCTTTTTAACAACTACAATACTTACAGCTTTGGGGGGAAGAAAAAGATTGTTCTTACAACATCCAATTGGCTGGGAGGCAAAAATGGTTTCCTTGGGATGGCCTATATTGCCACTGGCACCTTCTTCATTCTGATATCAGTCTTGTTTGCTTTGATTCATGTGAAAAACCCAAG GCCCCATGGCGATCCAACTTATTGGTCTTGGAACAGGAAAAGCAACGCCAGCTAA